The DNA segment GCCCAGCGTGCGCTCAGGCGCTGGCCGGTCTGGTGCTGCGCGCTGCTGTCGATCCACTGATTGTTGGCGTGGCTGATGCTCAGGGTCTGGCCGTTTTCCAGGGTCAGTTCATAGCGCGTGGCGCTGCCCTGATACTGGATGTCGTGGAGCAGACCGCTGACTTCGATTTCATGGCTGGCGAGCGGGCCTTCGGCAAAACGCACGTGCTCGGGGCGAATCGAAAACGGCTGCGGATGACCGCTGATTTGCCGTGCGAGATCGCCACGAATCACATTCGAAGTACCAACGAATTCGGCGACGAACGTGGTGGTGGGTTTCATGTACAGATTACGCGGAGTGTCGACCTGTTCGATGCGGCCCTTGTTGAACACCGCCACGCGGTCGGACATCGACAGCGCTTCGGTCTGGTCGTGGGTGACGAAGATGAAGGTGATGCCGAGCTGGCGCTGCAGCTTCTTCAATTCACTTTGCATTTGCTCGCGCAGTTTCAGATCGAGAGCGCCCAACGGTTCATCGAGCAACAGCACCCGTGGGCGATTGACCAGGGCGCGGGCGAGGGCGACACGCTGGCGCTGACCGCCGGACAACTGCACCGGTTTGCGTGCGCCGTAGCCACCGAGGGCGACCATGTCCAACGCCTCTTCGGCGCGTTTGTGGCGCTCGGTTTTGCTCACGCCTTTGACCTTCAAGCCGTAGGCGACGTTGTCCAGCACGTTCATGTGCGGGAACAGCGCGTAATCCTGGAACACGGTGTTTACATCACGTTGATACGGCGGCAGACCGGCGGCTTCGGCGCCGTGAATGCGGATCGAGCCGGCACTCGGTTGTTCGAACCCGGCGATCAG comes from the Pseudomonas sp. RSB 5.4 genome and includes:
- a CDS encoding ABC transporter ATP-binding protein; protein product: MTLAVQFTNVSRQFGEVKAVDRVSIDIQDGEFFSMLGPSGSGKTTCLRLIAGFEQPSAGSIRIHGAEAAGLPPYQRDVNTVFQDYALFPHMNVLDNVAYGLKVKGVSKTERHKRAEEALDMVALGGYGARKPVQLSGGQRQRVALARALVNRPRVLLLDEPLGALDLKLREQMQSELKKLQRQLGITFIFVTHDQTEALSMSDRVAVFNKGRIEQVDTPRNLYMKPTTTFVAEFVGTSNVIRGDLARQISGHPQPFSIRPEHVRFAEGPLASHEIEVSGLLHDIQYQGSATRYELTLENGQTLSISHANNQWIDSSAQHQTGQRLSARWAREAMIPLHDTVASGV